Proteins encoded together in one Polaribacter reichenbachii window:
- a CDS encoding anti-sigma factor, whose product MNSKDYIASGILELYVAGSLSEKENQEVYEAMQKYPDVLAEVESIENAIIQLTALAKKDDAYLFDDIKNQLNVDDPKVIPISKPTSNWKQYLGWAAAFILGSTLILSVLQNNKLKSQLVSEKELLEAQIDSASTNLAAAEKLIEIFRDKDIISVPLAGQTVSPTSYAKVYWDKKTNSIYLDAKGLPEPPKGKVYQVWSLKLSPLTPTSLGTLDSFTADANKIFTITNANESEAFGITLEPAGGSLSPTLEQLYTLGAVSS is encoded by the coding sequence ATGAATAGTAAAGATTATATAGCATCTGGAATTTTGGAACTTTATGTTGCAGGTTCACTTTCTGAAAAAGAAAATCAGGAAGTATATGAAGCTATGCAAAAATATCCTGATGTTTTAGCAGAAGTAGAATCCATAGAAAATGCAATTATTCAATTAACAGCTTTAGCTAAAAAAGATGATGCTTATCTATTTGATGACATAAAAAATCAACTAAATGTTGATGATCCTAAGGTGATACCAATTTCGAAACCAACATCAAATTGGAAACAATATTTAGGTTGGGCAGCTGCTTTTATATTGGGTTCAACCTTAATTTTATCAGTATTACAAAATAACAAACTAAAAAGTCAATTGGTTTCTGAAAAAGAATTACTAGAAGCACAAATTGATAGTGCATCCACTAATTTAGCTGCTGCAGAAAAATTAATTGAAATATTTAGAGACAAAGACATCATTTCTGTGCCTTTAGCTGGGCAAACGGTTTCGCCAACATCGTATGCTAAAGTATATTGGGATAAAAAAACAAACTCTATTTATTTAGATGCTAAAGGATTACCAGAACCACCAAAAGGAAAAGTTTACCAAGTTTGGTCTTTAAAACTAAGTCCTTTAACTCCAACAAGTCTGGGTACTTTAGATTCTTTTACTGCTGATGCTAATAAAATATTTACAATTACAAATGCAAACGAATCTGAAGCCTTTGGTATTACTTTAGAGCCTGCAGGTGGTAGCCTCTCTCCTACTTTAGAGCAATTGTATACGTTAGGTGCAGTATCTTCTTAA
- a CDS encoding RNA polymerase sigma factor: MTQEQLILQFQQKDIKAYEKLYNIYCDSISGVVNNIVKNDDVTQEITQDVFIKAWNKADTYSAKKGRFFTWLLNIARNAAIDYTRSKKFKQSKQNLNADFFVDILETSSNLDKSTNTIGLKEFVTKLGDTCKAVIELLYFKGFTQKEASEELEIPLGTIKTRNRACIGELRTMLGV; encoded by the coding sequence ATGACTCAAGAACAATTAATTTTACAATTTCAACAAAAGGACATTAAAGCCTATGAAAAACTATACAATATATATTGTGACAGTATTTCTGGAGTTGTAAATAATATTGTTAAGAATGATGATGTTACTCAAGAAATTACCCAAGATGTATTTATAAAAGCCTGGAACAAAGCAGATACTTATTCTGCTAAAAAAGGCCGTTTTTTTACATGGTTACTAAATATTGCACGAAATGCAGCCATAGATTATACACGTTCTAAAAAGTTTAAACAGTCTAAACAAAACCTTAATGCAGATTTTTTCGTAGATATATTAGAAACCAGTAGTAATTTAGATAAATCTACAAATACAATTGGTTTAAAAGAATTTGTTACAAAATTAGGTGATACCTGTAAAGCAGTTATTGAATTATTATATTTTAAAGGTTTTACACAAAAAGAAGCATCAGAAGAATTAGAAATACCTTTGGGTACCATAAAAACTAGAAATAGAGCTTGCATTGGCGAATTGCGCACAATGTTAGGCGTATAA
- a CDS encoding tetratricopeptide repeat protein, translating to MKYIQLILIFVTFSITISCKTSQTKQITNPEEYKAYLEVDKNMDLDNANKELNFWSNKLAKTPNQYPYYSKIASANSQLFKLTGNINQLKKAEESLLVANQKTNFNNAGYLRGLARNYVSQHLFQEALELLLKAEKNGENLTQTHFMLVDVYLELGDYDKVDQYLSEVKNLNNFDYLIRLSKYNDHLGNLDNAIKYLESSLKIAKSTKNETLIQWNYTNLADYYGHSGRIEDSYKAYLNALAINPNNCYAKKGIAWIVYSYERNPEEALRILDAIQKENTSPDYFLLKSEIADFMGNIAEKERQTKKYLASVSDDKYGAMYAKYNVILFADNADKKKEAIEIAQQEVLERPTTQSYDLLAWAYYKNGESKKALEISENFVIGKTFEPEALLHTAHILKQNDKILEARKLKKELLESVYELGPLTENEIKNI from the coding sequence ATGAAATACATCCAACTTATTTTAATATTTGTAACTTTTTCTATCACAATTAGTTGCAAAACAAGCCAAACCAAACAAATTACAAACCCAGAAGAATATAAAGCTTATTTAGAAGTAGATAAAAATATGGACTTAGATAATGCCAATAAAGAATTAAACTTCTGGAGTAATAAACTTGCTAAAACACCAAATCAATACCCTTATTATTCTAAAATTGCTAGTGCTAATTCTCAATTATTTAAGTTAACAGGTAATATTAATCAACTAAAAAAAGCTGAAGAAAGTTTATTAGTAGCTAACCAAAAAACTAATTTTAATAACGCTGGTTATTTAAGAGGTTTGGCTAGAAATTATGTTTCTCAACATCTTTTTCAAGAAGCTTTAGAACTACTTTTAAAAGCAGAAAAAAACGGAGAAAATTTAACTCAAACGCATTTTATGTTAGTAGATGTTTATTTAGAATTAGGCGATTATGATAAAGTAGATCAATATTTATCCGAAGTAAAAAACCTTAACAATTTCGATTATTTAATAAGATTGTCTAAGTACAATGATCATTTAGGAAATTTAGATAATGCTATTAAATATTTAGAGAGTTCTTTAAAAATTGCAAAATCAACCAAAAACGAAACATTAATTCAGTGGAATTACACAAATCTTGCAGATTATTATGGTCATTCAGGTAGAATAGAAGATTCTTATAAAGCTTATTTAAATGCTTTAGCTATTAATCCTAATAACTGTTATGCAAAAAAAGGAATTGCATGGATTGTGTATTCTTATGAAAGAAATCCAGAAGAAGCTTTAAGAATTTTAGATGCAATACAAAAAGAAAACACCTCTCCTGATTACTTCTTGTTAAAGTCAGAAATTGCAGATTTTATGGGGAATATTGCAGAAAAAGAAAGGCAAACTAAAAAATATTTAGCATCTGTTTCAGATGATAAATATGGAGCTATGTATGCAAAATACAATGTAATTTTATTTGCTGATAATGCCGATAAAAAGAAAGAAGCAATAGAAATTGCCCAACAAGAAGTTTTGGAGAGACCAACAACACAATCTTACGATTTATTAGCTTGGGCTTATTACAAAAACGGAGAATCTAAAAAAGCTTTAGAAATTAGCGAGAACTTTGTAATAGGTAAAACTTTTGAGCCAGAAGCATTATTACACACAGCACATATTTTAAAACAAAATGATAAAATTCTAGAAGCTAGAAAATTGAAAAAAGAATTATTAGAAAGTGTTTATGAGTTAGGTCCATTAACAGAAAATGAGATAAAAAACATTTAA
- a CDS encoding NAD(P)/FAD-dependent oxidoreductase, translating into MNDKKEYDVVIIGGSYAGLSAAMALGRSLRTVLIIDSGKPCNIQTPHSHNFITQDGATPKDIFEKAKNQVLKYDTVEFLNDLAITTTKTTDVFLVNTNSIKNIKAKKVLFTTGVKDIMPNIKGFTECWGISILHCPYCHGYEVAHKNLGIIANGKTAFELCTLIQNWSNKLTLFTNGKSVLTEEQSNMISKLNIEVIEKEIEEIIHTDGSIENISFKNGSKTNIDAIFSRVPFDQHCKIPLELGCKTTEPGHIEVDFFQKTNIKGVYAAGDNTSPFRAVSLATSSGTIAGAAINKELIKESLPS; encoded by the coding sequence ATGAATGATAAAAAAGAATATGATGTAGTAATAATTGGTGGTAGTTATGCTGGTTTATCTGCTGCAATGGCATTAGGTAGATCTTTAAGAACGGTTTTAATTATTGATAGTGGTAAACCTTGTAACATACAAACACCACATTCACATAACTTTATTACACAAGATGGTGCTACACCAAAAGATATTTTTGAAAAGGCTAAAAATCAGGTGCTAAAATACGATACAGTAGAATTTTTGAATGATTTAGCTATTACAACAACAAAAACAACTGATGTTTTTTTAGTTAATACAAATTCAATTAAAAATATTAAAGCTAAAAAAGTACTTTTTACAACTGGTGTTAAAGATATAATGCCAAATATAAAAGGATTTACTGAATGCTGGGGAATAAGTATTTTACATTGTCCTTATTGCCATGGTTATGAAGTTGCTCATAAAAATTTAGGCATTATTGCTAATGGAAAAACAGCTTTTGAACTTTGTACACTTATCCAAAATTGGTCTAATAAATTAACATTATTTACTAATGGGAAATCAGTATTAACAGAAGAGCAAAGTAATATGATATCAAAATTAAATATTGAAGTTATTGAAAAAGAAATTGAAGAAATCATTCATACTGATGGTAGCATTGAAAACATTTCTTTTAAAAATGGTTCTAAAACTAATATTGATGCTATTTTTTCTAGAGTTCCTTTTGATCAGCATTGTAAAATACCTTTAGAATTAGGATGTAAAACCACAGAACCTGGACATATTGAAGTCGATTTTTTTCAAAAAACAAATATTAAAGGCGTTTATGCTGCTGGTGATAATACATCTCCTTTTAGAGCTGTTTCTTTAGCAACATCTTCTGGTACAATAGCTGGTGCTGCAATAAATAAGGAATTGATAAAAGAAAGTTTACCTTCTTAA
- a CDS encoding TonB-dependent receptor, which yields MRYRIIFILLFTFSLQAVAQTIKGQIVDPFNEPLENVYVVNEVSNIHTHTNENGNFTLDKTAVNSSIQVSILGYQKKTIKVMPEHLKNGITIILKTKTFQLEEMVLRKEINALQTIARVDLQLNPVNNSQEILRKVPGLFIGQHAGGGKAEQIFLRGFDIDHGTDITLSVDGMPINMVSHAHGQGYSDLHFVIPETIKNIDFGKGPYYANQGDFNTAGYVNFATKTAINKNMVSVGYGDFNSIRTVAMFNLLENAKNDDAYVALEYIEFDGPFESPQNFNRLNLFAKYNTFLNGKDKLTVSASHFTSAWDASGQIPEREVANGNISRFGAIDDTEGGFTSRSNINVQLQKTLEDASIFKANAFYTNYNFELYSNFTFFLEDAINGDQIKQFEDRNIYGMNAKIISEKEYGNVEAKFTKGLGLRFDNIKDNELSHTKNRSELLNRIQFGDVQQTNAYAFFNSEFEFGNLKVSPALRFDYFKFLYNDNLSSTYETLSKTKAIVNPKLNFLYTQNDNLQWFLKSGIGFHSNDARVVLQHNADKVLPRAYGVDLGNVWKPSKNLVLNTALWYLLSEEEFVYVGDAGIVEPSGKSERLGVDLGIRYQLTDNIYFDTDATYTKAKSLENIVGEDYIPLAPNFTMSGGISFSNLGKFSGGLRYRYLGDRAANEDNSIIAEGYFVSDLNVNYKVNDITFGVAVENLFDVAWNETQFATESRLQNEANSVEEIHFTPGTPFFAKATITYQF from the coding sequence ATGAGATATAGAATAATCTTTATTTTACTTTTTACTTTCAGTTTGCAAGCTGTAGCTCAAACTATAAAAGGGCAAATTGTAGACCCTTTTAATGAACCTTTAGAGAATGTTTATGTTGTAAATGAAGTATCAAATATACATACACATACCAATGAAAATGGAAATTTTACTTTAGATAAAACAGCCGTAAATAGTAGCATTCAAGTAAGTATACTTGGATACCAAAAAAAGACCATAAAAGTAATGCCAGAACATTTAAAAAATGGTATTACCATCATTTTAAAAACGAAAACTTTTCAATTAGAAGAAATGGTTTTGCGTAAAGAAATTAATGCTTTGCAAACCATTGCAAGAGTAGACTTACAATTAAATCCTGTAAATAACTCACAAGAAATTTTAAGAAAAGTACCGGGTTTATTTATTGGTCAGCATGCTGGAGGAGGAAAAGCAGAACAGATTTTTTTAAGAGGTTTTGATATAGATCATGGAACAGATATTACACTTTCTGTTGATGGTATGCCAATTAATATGGTTTCTCATGCACATGGTCAAGGCTATTCTGATTTACATTTTGTAATACCAGAAACCATTAAAAACATTGATTTTGGTAAAGGACCTTATTATGCAAACCAAGGTGATTTTAACACAGCGGGTTATGTAAATTTTGCAACAAAAACAGCCATCAACAAAAATATGGTTTCTGTTGGTTATGGAGATTTTAACTCAATTAGAACTGTTGCAATGTTCAATTTACTAGAAAATGCTAAAAACGATGATGCTTATGTAGCTCTAGAATATATTGAGTTTGATGGTCCTTTTGAGTCTCCACAGAATTTTAATAGACTAAATTTATTTGCAAAATACAATACGTTTTTAAATGGTAAAGACAAATTAACGGTTTCAGCCTCACATTTTACAAGTGCTTGGGATGCTTCTGGACAAATACCAGAAAGAGAAGTTGCTAATGGTAATATTTCACGTTTTGGTGCTATAGATGATACAGAAGGTGGTTTTACATCTAGATCTAATATAAATGTTCAGTTACAGAAAACTTTAGAGGATGCATCTATTTTTAAAGCAAATGCATTTTATACAAATTATAATTTTGAGTTGTATTCTAACTTTACTTTTTTCTTAGAGGATGCTATAAATGGAGATCAAATAAAGCAATTTGAAGATAGAAATATTTATGGGATGAATGCAAAAATCATCTCAGAAAAAGAGTATGGAAATGTAGAAGCAAAATTTACGAAAGGTTTAGGTTTACGTTTCGATAATATTAAAGACAATGAATTATCGCACACAAAAAATAGAAGCGAATTGTTAAATAGAATTCAGTTTGGAGACGTACAACAAACCAATGCTTATGCTTTTTTTAACTCTGAATTTGAGTTTGGTAATTTAAAAGTTTCACCAGCATTAAGGTTCGATTATTTTAAGTTTTTATACAATGATAATTTAAGTTCAACTTATGAAACATTAAGTAAAACCAAGGCAATCGTAAATCCGAAGTTAAATTTTTTATACACTCAAAATGATAATTTACAATGGTTTTTAAAATCAGGAATTGGTTTTCATTCTAATGATGCAAGAGTTGTTTTACAGCATAATGCTGATAAAGTTTTACCAAGAGCTTATGGTGTAGATTTGGGTAATGTATGGAAACCAAGTAAAAATTTGGTTTTAAATACAGCACTTTGGTATTTGCTTTCAGAAGAAGAATTTGTGTATGTAGGTGATGCAGGTATTGTAGAACCTTCTGGGAAATCTGAACGTTTAGGAGTAGATTTAGGAATAAGATATCAATTAACAGATAATATTTATTTTGATACTGATGCAACTTATACAAAAGCAAAAAGTTTAGAAAATATAGTTGGAGAAGATTACATTCCTCTAGCACCGAATTTTACGATGTCTGGAGGAATATCTTTTTCGAATCTTGGAAAATTTTCAGGTGGCTTAAGATATAGATATTTAGGAGATAGAGCTGCAAATGAAGATAATAGCATAATTGCAGAAGGTTATTTTGTAAGTGATTTAAATGTTAATTACAAAGTAAATGATATAACCTTTGGTGTAGCTGTAGAGAACCTTTTTGATGTAGCTTGGAATGAGACACAATTTGCAACAGAAAGTAGATTGCAAAATGAAGCAAATTCTGTAGAAGAAATACATTTTACACCTGGAACACCATTTTTCGCAAAAGCAACAATTACATATCAATTTTAG